The following are encoded together in the Anaerostipes caccae L1-92 genome:
- a CDS encoding recombinase family protein → MAGIRMENKIYEVGMYCRLSKDDGTDNESASIATQKSILTDYVKKQGWHLAKTYVDDGYSGTNFQRPSFQNMIKDIESGLINCVITKDLSRLGRNYLDCGLYLEVFFPEHNVRYIAVNDGVDTLNKSAMDITPFRNILNEMYSADVSVKIKSAYRARFQQGKFMGTTAPYGYVKDPADHNHLLIDDKVAHVVREIFDLALAGNGIAKIRKHINKQHILRPAAYAAEQGATGYERYFEENEENRYIWSENSVRGILRSPIYAGNLAGYKRIAANMKSKKRPSKLPEEWEVIPDTHEGIVTQEEFDTVQQLITSRRLPENKGGFENIFAGVIKCADCGYAMRAMSANRRKRPDIIDCVQYSCNNYGRYGNIMCTAHSIEARDLFNAVLTDINRFADMAVNDEKAVRAIEKRLTETDQSKAKALEKEQRKLNKRLAELDRLFSSLYEDKVMERITERNFEMMSGKYQKEQLEIEARLKEVTETLSDSYEKTQGVRDFLSLIRNYQGIKELDATIINALIDKILVSEREKLTDGMVRQEIKIYYKFIGFVGELHITPTKRWTALKPKNCTVCGVEYVPRSGISKYCPACAKKIQREKSNESKRRSRERNRQACIELSAKNDRLILSRGKGVSYAREMIMKKSIYTAISRKRHLTVTSGGL, encoded by the coding sequence ATGGCAGGAATAAGAATGGAGAACAAGATTTATGAAGTCGGCATGTACTGCCGCTTGTCAAAAGACGATGGCACGGATAACGAGAGTGCGAGCATTGCGACACAGAAATCCATCCTCACGGATTATGTGAAAAAGCAGGGATGGCACTTAGCAAAAACGTATGTGGACGACGGTTACTCTGGTACAAATTTCCAAAGACCAAGTTTCCAGAACATGATTAAGGACATTGAAAGCGGTCTGATAAACTGCGTTATCACGAAAGATTTATCTCGTCTGGGGAGGAACTATCTTGATTGCGGACTGTATCTGGAAGTGTTTTTCCCAGAGCATAATGTGAGGTATATAGCGGTCAATGACGGCGTGGACACGCTCAATAAATCCGCTATGGACATCACGCCTTTCCGCAACATCCTAAACGAAATGTATTCCGCCGATGTGTCGGTCAAGATAAAATCGGCGTACCGAGCGAGGTTTCAGCAGGGGAAATTCATGGGGACGACAGCACCATACGGTTACGTCAAAGACCCCGCCGACCACAACCATCTGCTGATAGATGACAAAGTTGCCCATGTGGTAAGGGAAATATTTGACCTTGCGTTAGCGGGCAACGGAATCGCCAAAATCCGCAAGCACATCAACAAACAGCATATCTTACGCCCCGCCGCTTATGCGGCGGAGCAGGGGGCAACAGGCTATGAGAGGTATTTTGAGGAGAATGAGGAGAACCGTTATATTTGGAGCGAGAACAGCGTAAGGGGCATTTTAAGAAGCCCGATATATGCGGGAAACCTTGCAGGCTACAAGCGGATTGCCGCCAACATGAAAAGCAAGAAACGCCCCTCTAAGCTGCCCGAAGAATGGGAAGTGATACCAGACACCCATGAGGGGATAGTCACGCAGGAGGAATTTGATACCGTACAGCAGCTTATTACAAGCCGCAGATTACCAGAAAACAAGGGCGGCTTTGAGAACATCTTTGCAGGCGTTATTAAGTGTGCGGACTGCGGCTATGCGATGCGGGCTATGAGTGCCAACAGGAGGAAACGCCCCGACATCATCGACTGCGTACAATATTCCTGCAATAATTATGGCAGATACGGTAATATCATGTGTACCGCACACAGCATTGAAGCGAGGGACTTGTTCAACGCTGTCCTCACCGACATCAACCGATTTGCGGATATGGCAGTCAATGATGAAAAGGCAGTGAGGGCGATTGAAAAGCGGCTCACGGAAACAGACCAGAGCAAGGCAAAGGCACTGGAAAAGGAGCAAAGAAAACTGAACAAACGCCTTGCAGAACTGGACAGGCTGTTTTCCTCACTCTATGAAGATAAGGTGATGGAGCGTATTACCGAGCGGAATTTTGAGATGATGTCGGGAAAATACCAGAAAGAACAGCTTGAAATTGAAGCAAGGCTGAAAGAGGTAACGGAAACGCTCAGCGACAGCTATGAGAAGACGCAGGGTGTCCGTGATTTCCTCTCCCTAATCCGCAACTATCAAGGCATTAAGGAACTGGACGCAACCATCATAAACGCACTTATAGACAAGATACTTGTTTCGGAACGTGAGAAACTTACAGACGGAATGGTGCGGCAGGAAATCAAGATTTATTATAAATTCATCGGCTTTGTCGGTGAATTACATATCACACCGACAAAGCGGTGGACTGCGTTAAAGCCTAAGAATTGTACGGTGTGCGGTGTTGAATATGTTCCCCGCTCTGGCATATCGAAGTATTGTCCTGCTTGTGCCAAGAAGATACAGAGGGAGAAATCAAACGAGAGCAAACGCAGGAGCAGGGAGCGAAACAGACAGGCATGTATTGAACTGTCCGCAAAAAATGACCGACTGATATTGAGCAGAGGGAAGGGCGTATCATACGCCAGGGAAATGATAATGAAGAAGTCAATATATACCGCTATATCACGAAAAAGACATTTGACAGTTACCTCTGGGGGATTGTAG
- a CDS encoding septation protein SpoVG family protein — MKYTVNIYEVSTEKDKKLRAFAAVTFGDRFKVTGITIREGRSGNLYVSMPQYPTGEKDEQNKPIYSDVFFPKTTDFSTALRGEILEAYQERMGGKNEVDLTYGEEDFDYYVQVVNNRDLSNTTKAYARLVIGDVFVVNQISVKRSFAGNNFVAMPSQRRMVEGKAEYQDICYPVTKDFHDRLQGDIMSQFEQNREKLRSAKEKAR; from the coding sequence ATGAAATATACAGTAAATATTTATGAGGTATCAACAGAGAAAGATAAAAAACTGAGGGCATTTGCTGCGGTAACGTTCGGTGACAGATTTAAAGTAACCGGTATCACTATCAGGGAGGGAAGATCAGGGAATCTTTATGTGAGTATGCCGCAGTATCCAACGGGGGAAAAAGATGAACAGAATAAGCCGATATACAGTGATGTGTTTTTTCCAAAAACTACGGATTTCAGTACCGCATTAAGGGGAGAAATTCTGGAGGCGTACCAGGAACGTATGGGAGGGAAAAACGAAGTTGACCTCACTTATGGGGAGGAAGATTTTGACTATTATGTTCAGGTAGTAAACAACAGAGATTTGTCCAATACCACTAAGGCATATGCCAGACTTGTGATTGGTGATGTATTTGTAGTTAATCAGATTTCTGTCAAACGATCCTTTGCAGGAAATAACTTTGTGGCTATGCCTTCCCAGCGACGCATGGTTGAAGGAAAGGCGGAATATCAGGATATCTGCTATCCAGTGACAAAGGATTTTCATGACAGGCTGCAGGGAGATATTATGAGCCAGTTTGAGCAGAATAGGGAAAAACTGCGCTCTGCAAAGGAAAAAGCGAGGTGA
- a CDS encoding helix-turn-helix domain-containing protein, with protein MNTKRLGRKIREKRKQCGLTSQQLADLCHVHDGYIRQLESGKKVPSMPLLLSLCDELETSPNYLLEYAEAGDDKQLLNRLYKLSPEQKNTMICMLDAYITYEEKKKGEEA; from the coding sequence ATGAATACCAAGAGATTAGGTAGGAAAATCAGGGAAAAACGTAAACAGTGTGGATTGACAAGCCAGCAATTGGCTGATCTATGTCATGTACATGACGGCTATATCCGACAATTGGAAAGCGGGAAAAAGGTTCCCAGTATGCCATTGTTATTGAGCCTGTGTGATGAGTTGGAAACGTCCCCCAATTACCTCTTGGAATATGCAGAAGCAGGCGATGATAAGCAACTATTAAATCGCCTGTATAAGCTTAGTCCAGAACAAAAAAACACAATGATATGTATGCTGGACGCTTATATAACTTATGAAGAAAAGAAAAAGGGTGAGGAGGCATAA
- a CDS encoding helix-turn-helix domain-containing protein, protein MDPKEFGAKLRGKRKECKLSYQELAERCHVNHGYIRQLEAGNKLPSVSLLFIICDVLGTSPNYLFGYTEDNADKELLERIYQLTPEQKRVMLCILDAYLSLEKIETES, encoded by the coding sequence GTGGACCCAAAAGAATTCGGTGCTAAGTTGAGAGGTAAAAGAAAAGAATGCAAATTGTCATACCAGGAATTGGCTGAAAGGTGTCATGTAAACCATGGATATATCAGGCAGTTGGAAGCTGGCAATAAGCTTCCCAGCGTTTCGCTTTTATTCATTATATGTGATGTTTTAGGTACATCCCCCAATTATCTGTTTGGATATACGGAGGATAATGCTGATAAGGAATTGCTGGAACGTATATATCAATTAACGCCAGAGCAAAAGCGGGTGATGCTTTGTATTTTGGACGCTTATTTAAGCTTAGAAAAGATAGAAACAGAAAGTTAA
- a CDS encoding helix-turn-helix domain-containing protein — MKDHTCSITENIRRAREERGLTQEALAELAGISHSHLSKVESGSRTIGMKTYIKILEALEVVPVLVSEADGTEKSIELLSRFLCILKECPELELQFYLDTIESMKGSLSKIALSNNDNDDKVA; from the coding sequence ATGAAGGATCATACATGTTCAATAACAGAGAACATTAGAAGGGCACGCGAAGAAAGAGGTCTGACCCAGGAAGCCCTGGCCGAATTGGCCGGAATATCACATAGCCATCTGAGTAAGGTAGAATCTGGCTCCAGGACAATCGGCATGAAAACATATATAAAAATACTGGAAGCTTTAGAGGTTGTTCCTGTTTTGGTATCTGAAGCAGATGGGACGGAAAAGAGCATAGAACTATTGTCACGTTTCTTATGTATCTTAAAGGAATGTCCGGAGTTGGAACTTCAGTTTTACTTAGACACAATTGAGTCGATGAAAGGCAGTTTAAGCAAAATAGCCCTTTCAAATAATGACAATGATGATAAAGTTGCGTGA
- a CDS encoding helix-turn-helix domain-containing protein produces the protein MVNNFNIAQNIRTLREERGYTIEKLAERAGVSANHMSKVENGLRNLSMESYLNVLEALNVYPVLIESSDIGDTKEQYILAFINIIKGCSGREASFLLETAACIKENMNKAGFTLRDGTGR, from the coding sequence ATGGTTAACAATTTTAATATTGCTCAAAACATTCGTACTTTAAGAGAAGAAAGAGGATATACAATAGAGAAGCTTGCAGAACGGGCAGGGGTGTCTGCAAATCATATGAGTAAAGTTGAAAACGGTTTGAGAAATTTAAGTATGGAATCCTACTTGAATGTATTGGAGGCATTGAACGTATACCCTGTATTGATAGAATCTTCAGATATTGGTGACACGAAGGAACAGTACATATTGGCCTTTATAAATATCATAAAAGGCTGTTCAGGGAGAGAAGCGAGTTTTTTACTGGAGACTGCTGCTTGTATTAAAGAAAACATGAATAAAGCCGGATTTACCCTTCGTGATGGAACCGGGAGATGA
- a CDS encoding DUF6870 family protein has product MLTIEELDAFQQIKLDEVDIDTLVDLNSVKIDTSLPCEKRMRKILDEGVNPYLFRVGDMKIKVSYSSTGRTLSDIIENLIEKAEC; this is encoded by the coding sequence ATGCTTACGATTGAAGAGCTGGATGCTTTCCAACAGATAAAGTTGGATGAGGTTGATATTGATACGCTGGTGGATTTGAATAGTGTAAAAATAGATACCTCTTTACCATGTGAGAAGAGAATGAGAAAAATACTGGACGAAGGAGTAAATCCCTACCTGTTCCGCGTGGGGGACATGAAGATAAAGGTATCTTATTCAAGTACGGGCAGGACCTTATCCGACATAATTGAAAATTTGATAGAAAAAGCAGAGTGTTGA
- a CDS encoding recombinase family protein — protein MRKNHIYRAYAYLRLSVEDGDQIESDSIKNQRVIVQRYCGGQQEIQIIGEAVDDGYTGTNFNRPGFKKILNLIKSGEIDCIIVKDLSRLGRDFTEVLRYVQRRFPEWGVRFIAIDDNYDSEAESCKEDFLTLPIKSLLNESYPANTSISIRNTLKAMREQGLFVGAYAYYGYQKDPNDHHRLILDPIASEVVRDIFRWKLCGLSQDAIATRLDSLGILPPADYKVSQGVRYRTTFKKYERSHWTAVAVGRILNNTAYLGILIQGKTTTPNFKVKKIIYKSEEEWAVVEGAMPPLVSWIDFMIVNHLLEHDTRTAPGQETVYLFSGLLECIDCHQSLVRKSTKAGGKEYGYYVCSTNRENSRTCSPHRVSESKLKKNILLLIQYHISVLTDLKSILSYVDTIPFSDRRVQKESSRMEMLKKDYQRNMKLAASLYGDYQDELLTREEYLQLKKQYSSRCTELEKLIEQQKVENDNIFRNICGKNAWIDHFLQFGQVKELDRRLVVSCIKSIQVSEKGNLEITFWFKDEFRKVIAKIRQICTELPNQKMETFLESLGEGGVMCG, from the coding sequence ATGCGTAAAAATCATATCTATCGTGCTTATGCTTATCTGCGCTTATCCGTGGAGGATGGCGATCAGATTGAAAGCGACAGCATTAAAAATCAAAGAGTCATAGTACAGCGTTATTGTGGCGGACAACAGGAAATCCAAATCATCGGTGAAGCAGTCGATGATGGGTATACTGGTACAAACTTCAATCGCCCCGGTTTCAAGAAAATCCTGAATCTGATTAAAAGTGGGGAGATTGACTGTATTATCGTAAAAGATCTGAGTCGTTTGGGCAGAGATTTTACGGAAGTATTGCGGTATGTACAGCGTAGATTCCCGGAGTGGGGCGTCCGTTTTATTGCGATTGATGATAACTATGACAGTGAAGCCGAATCCTGCAAAGAGGATTTTCTAACATTACCCATTAAAAGTCTGTTAAATGAAAGCTATCCGGCAAATACAAGTATCAGTATCCGAAATACATTAAAGGCTATGCGTGAGCAGGGACTTTTTGTCGGGGCATACGCGTATTATGGCTATCAAAAAGATCCAAATGATCATCACAGGTTGATTCTTGACCCTATCGCTTCGGAGGTGGTGCGGGATATCTTTCGCTGGAAACTCTGTGGTTTAAGTCAGGATGCCATCGCAACACGGCTTGACAGCCTTGGTATTTTGCCGCCGGCAGACTATAAAGTATCACAGGGGGTCCGGTACAGGACAACATTTAAAAAATATGAACGTAGCCATTGGACTGCCGTAGCTGTAGGAAGAATTCTTAATAATACCGCTTACCTGGGAATACTGATACAAGGAAAAACCACTACTCCGAACTTTAAAGTAAAGAAAATAATCTACAAAAGCGAAGAGGAGTGGGCTGTCGTAGAGGGGGCAATGCCTCCCCTTGTGAGCTGGATTGATTTTATGATTGTCAATCACTTGTTAGAGCATGATACGCGGACAGCGCCTGGTCAGGAAACCGTATATCTTTTTTCTGGGCTACTGGAATGTATAGACTGCCATCAATCACTTGTACGCAAATCCACGAAAGCAGGTGGAAAGGAATATGGATATTATGTGTGCTCTACCAACAGGGAGAATAGCAGGACATGTTCGCCTCACAGGGTTTCAGAATCAAAGTTGAAAAAAAACATTCTTCTGCTGATACAATACCATATTTCTGTTCTTACTGATTTAAAATCAATCTTGTCATATGTTGATACAATACCATTTTCGGACCGCAGGGTACAGAAGGAAAGCTCTCGGATGGAAATGTTAAAAAAGGATTACCAGAGGAATATGAAATTAGCTGCCTCATTATACGGTGACTATCAGGACGAGCTGCTGACAAGAGAGGAATACCTTCAGCTGAAAAAACAGTATTCAAGCCGTTGTACTGAACTGGAAAAGCTGATTGAGCAGCAAAAGGTAGAAAATGATAATATATTTCGGAATATCTGTGGTAAGAATGCATGGATTGATCATTTTTTGCAATTCGGTCAGGTAAAGGAACTTGACCGGAGGCTGGTAGTTAGTTGTATAAAGAGTATTCAAGTCTCCGAAAAGGGAAATCTGGAAATTACGTTCTGGTTTAAAGATGAATTTAGAAAGGTCATAGCAAAAATCAGACAGATTTGTACAGAATTGCCTAACCAGAAAATGGAAACATTCCTGGAAAGCTTAGGGGAAGGCGGTGTCATGTGTGGCTAG
- a CDS encoding recombinase family protein, producing the protein MLQTDKITALYCRLSQEDMQAGESESIQNQKLILQKYADEHHFFNTRFFVDDGFSGVSFEREGLQAMLHEVEAGNVATVITKDLSRLGRNYLKTGELIEIVFPEYEVRYIAINDGVDTAREDNEFTPLRNWFNEFYARDTSKKIRAVKQAKAQKGERVNGEAPYGYLIDPDNRNHLIPDPETAHVVKQIFAMYVRGDRMCEIQNWLRDNEILTVGELRYRRTGSKRHPRPQLNAWYNWPDKTLYDILTRKEYLGHTITGKTYKVSYKSKKTKKNPEEKRYFFPNTHEPLIDEETFELAQKRIATRQRPTKVDEIDLFSGLLFCGDCGYKMYAVRGAGTLERKHAYTCGNYRNRARNDMLCTTHYIRKSVLKELVLADLQRVTSYVKEHEQEFIETANECSAKAVQKTLTQQRKELDKAQNRINELNILFRKLYEDNALGKLSDEQFAFLTSGYDEEKKTLTRRIAELSQEIDNATERSADVKRFVALVRRYTAIEELTYENVHEFIDRILIHELDKETNTRKIEIFYSFVGRVDTGDKPTESISYFRQIGADVKSYAI; encoded by the coding sequence ATGTTACAGACAGACAAGATTACCGCTTTATATTGCAGATTGAGCCAGGAAGATATGCAAGCCGGGGAAAGCGAGAGCATACAGAACCAAAAACTGATTTTACAAAAGTATGCTGACGAACACCACTTTTTCAACACGCGCTTTTTCGTAGACGACGGATTTTCCGGCGTGAGCTTTGAGCGTGAGGGGCTTCAAGCCATGCTGCATGAGGTTGAAGCCGGGAACGTGGCGACCGTCATAACAAAAGACCTTTCCCGTCTGGGACGTAATTATCTGAAAACCGGGGAGCTGATAGAGATTGTCTTTCCCGAATATGAAGTGCGCTACATTGCCATTAACGACGGTGTAGACACAGCAAGGGAAGATAACGAGTTTACCCCTCTGCGGAACTGGTTCAACGAGTTTTACGCCCGCGACACCTCAAAGAAAATCCGGGCTGTCAAACAGGCAAAGGCGCAGAAAGGCGAGCGCGTCAACGGCGAAGCTCCTTACGGCTACCTTATCGACCCGGATAACCGCAATCATCTGATACCCGACCCGGAAACGGCGCACGTCGTAAAACAGATTTTTGCAATGTATGTACGGGGCGACCGTATGTGTGAAATCCAGAACTGGCTGCGGGACAATGAAATACTGACCGTCGGGGAACTGCGCTACCGCAGGACAGGGAGCAAACGCCACCCCCGCCCACAGCTCAACGCATGGTACAACTGGCCGGATAAGACGCTGTACGACATTCTGACAAGGAAAGAATATTTAGGGCATACCATAACCGGGAAAACCTACAAGGTATCTTATAAGTCGAAAAAGACGAAAAAGAACCCGGAGGAAAAAAGGTATTTCTTCCCCAACACTCACGAACCTTTGATTGATGAAGAAACCTTTGAACTTGCACAGAAGCGGATTGCCACCCGGCAACGCCCGACAAAGGTTGATGAAATTGACCTGTTTTCCGGGCTGCTCTTTTGCGGGGACTGCGGCTACAAAATGTATGCAGTACGCGGAGCCGGGACGCTTGAACGGAAACACGCCTACACTTGCGGCAACTACCGCAACCGGGCAAGAAATGATATGCTCTGCACTACGCATTATATCCGCAAAAGCGTATTGAAAGAACTTGTCCTTGCAGACTTGCAGCGAGTAACGTCTTATGTGAAAGAGCATGAACAGGAGTTTATCGAAACAGCCAACGAGTGCAGCGCAAAGGCAGTACAAAAGACGCTGACACAGCAGCGGAAAGAGCTTGACAAGGCGCAGAACCGTATTAACGAGCTGAACATCTTATTCCGCAAGCTCTACGAGGACAACGCTTTAGGGAAACTTTCAGATGAACAATTTGCTTTTCTGACTTCCGGCTATGATGAAGAAAAAAAGACGCTGACCCGGAGGATTGCGGAGCTGTCACAGGAAATCGACAACGCCACCGAGCGCAGCGCGGACGTAAAAAGGTTTGTCGCACTGGTACGCAGATACACAGCGATTGAAGAACTGACCTACGAAAACGTCCATGAATTTATTGACCGTATTCTTATTCACGAACTGGATAAGGAAACGAACACCCGCAAAATCGAAATCTTTTATAGCTTTGTCGGCAGAGTTGATACAGGTGACAAGCCTACCGAAAGTATCTCCTATTTCAGACAGATAGGAGCCGACGTAAAGAGTTATGCTATCTAA
- a CDS encoding transposon-encoded TnpW family protein, whose translation MDLLLFIDYIICLRKKGGFSLTQNQTPVTTTEHKIGKVTYLVCSSASERATDTLDKKIKKLIRKDMELNPANARK comes from the coding sequence GTGGACTTGCTGCTATTCATAGACTATATTATATGTTTGCGAAAGAAAGGGGGATTTTCTTTGACGCAAAACCAAACGCCCGTTACCACAACGGAGCATAAAATAGGAAAAGTTACTTACCTTGTATGTTCGTCCGCAAGTGAACGCGCAACGGACACACTGGATAAAAAGATAAAAAAACTCATTCGCAAAGACATGGAACTGAACCCCGCAAACGCCCGGAAATAG
- a CDS encoding helix-turn-helix domain-containing protein: protein MNGTNGNEPGYPENALVPYPVIVAATKGDPDAMKIVLQHFSGYIARLSMRKLYDERGNVYFGVDHDIRERLQAKLMMAVLTFKAEE from the coding sequence ATGAATGGGACGAATGGTAACGAACCCGGCTACCCGGAAAATGCCCTTGTTCCTTATCCTGTCATTGTGGCAGCGACAAAGGGCGACCCGGACGCCATGAAGATTGTCTTGCAGCATTTCAGCGGCTACATAGCCCGCCTCTCCATGCGGAAGCTGTACGACGAGCGCGGGAACGTCTATTTTGGCGTAGACCACGACATTCGGGAACGGCTGCAAGCAAAACTGATGATGGCTGTCCTCACCTTTAAGGCAGAGGAATAA
- a CDS encoding RNA polymerase sigma factor, whose protein sequence is MEPNSREFYKQCAFQKFCNTVLHNEACDTHRELRRHKAKEVTFSDMTLDEARQLHTFDEYFKREAAETVFEKAGKKITPKLLLEAIRTLPEEKRKAILLYYFEGMNDTEIAELFNTSRSTIQYRRTSSFEKLRKYLEENADEWDEW, encoded by the coding sequence GTGGAACCTAATAGCAGGGAGTTTTACAAACAGTGTGCTTTTCAGAAGTTTTGTAATACGGTATTGCACAATGAAGCTTGCGACACCCATAGAGAACTTCGCAGACACAAGGCAAAGGAAGTGACCTTTTCCGACATGACCTTAGACGAAGCGCGGCAGCTTCATACGTTTGATGAATATTTCAAACGTGAAGCCGCCGAAACCGTCTTTGAGAAAGCCGGGAAGAAAATCACGCCAAAGCTGCTTCTTGAAGCAATCCGTACTTTGCCGGAAGAAAAGCGCAAAGCCATATTGCTGTATTACTTCGAGGGAATGAACGATACCGAGATTGCGGAGCTGTTCAACACGTCGAGAAGCACGATACAGTACAGGCGGACAAGCTCTTTTGAGAAATTAAGAAAATATCTGGAGGAAAATGCTGATGAATGGGACGAATGGTAA
- the rlmN gene encoding 23S rRNA (adenine(2503)-C(2))-methyltransferase RlmN, whose amino-acid sequence MKHLPKSTPTEILNDPYGFTYKEMSEVIGEDKARALYTELYKQPFHKENLSISTKKVYKSSDTEKYVYELKDNRYIETVFIKRRDGGTVCVSTQVGCSVGCIFCESGRNGFVRNLTPSEIVQQVVLIRQKVNRIVFMGMGEPLFNYDNLIAAIHILRDRNGLNFPTDGITVSTVGPVNQLKKLREEHLKIQLTISLHAATQAARNCIIPHMHMYAIEDVVKQALSYSQRHNRKVVFAYLLLPGINDRSSDIRQLAKWFKGKNVMINVLQYNPTSNSKIRAPQKQEMVAFKHQLEQTGLEVTMRVSHGREIKAACGQLANTYNKAKKQQK is encoded by the coding sequence ATGAAACACTTACCTAAAAGTACACCTACGGAAATATTGAATGACCCATACGGATTTACTTACAAAGAAATGTCGGAAGTAATTGGAGAGGATAAAGCAAGAGCCTTATATACGGAATTGTATAAACAGCCATTTCACAAAGAAAATCTATCAATATCAACAAAAAAAGTCTATAAAAGTAGCGATACTGAAAAGTATGTTTATGAATTGAAAGATAACAGGTATATTGAAACGGTTTTTATTAAACGGCGAGATGGTGGGACTGTTTGCGTAAGTACGCAAGTTGGTTGTTCTGTTGGCTGTATTTTTTGTGAGTCCGGACGCAATGGTTTTGTTCGTAATCTAACACCGTCTGAAATTGTGCAGCAGGTTGTATTGATACGTCAAAAAGTAAATCGTATCGTTTTTATGGGAATGGGAGAACCTTTATTCAATTACGACAACTTGATTGCAGCAATCCATATTCTTCGAGATAGAAATGGACTTAACTTTCCAACCGACGGCATTACCGTATCAACAGTTGGTCCAGTTAATCAATTAAAAAAATTGCGCGAAGAACATCTAAAAATTCAGTTGACAATATCTTTACATGCAGCAACACAGGCTGCGAGAAACTGTATCATTCCTCATATGCACATGTACGCTATTGAAGATGTTGTTAAGCAAGCATTGTCCTATTCTCAAAGGCATAATCGAAAAGTGGTATTTGCGTATTTGCTTTTACCAGGTATAAATGACCGTTCCTCAGATATAAGGCAACTTGCAAAATGGTTTAAGGGCAAAAATGTTATGATTAACGTGCTGCAATACAACCCGACGAGTAATTCAAAAATTAGAGCACCACAAAAACAAGAAATGGTTGCGTTCAAACATCAATTAGAGCAAACAGGACTTGAAGTTACCATGAGAGTTTCTCATGGTAGAGAGATTAAAGCAGCTTGTGGACAGTTAGCTAATACATATAATAAAGCCAAAAAACAACAGAAATAA
- a CDS encoding cysteine-rich KTR domain-containing protein: MLEKYWIKCPICNGKTRVQVFYNTVLRNFPLFCPKCKLTHIVDVEKLEIIIKNSEKQTF, translated from the coding sequence ATGCTTGAAAAATATTGGATAAAATGTCCAATTTGTAACGGAAAGACGAGGGTTCAAGTATTTTATAATACGGTATTAAGAAATTTTCCTCTTTTCTGCCCTAAATGTAAATTAACGCATATCGTTGATGTTGAAAAACTAGAAATCATAATCAAAAACTCTGAAAAACAAACTTTTTAA
- a CDS encoding helix-turn-helix transcriptional regulator translates to MAKRPVPRYDFKAFGAAIKAAREGCKESRKKVGDEMFISPRYLANIENKGQHPSLQIFFELIQRYHISVDQFLLETPPEKNTQRRQLDALLDGMSDTGIRIVTATAKEISEVEKEGE, encoded by the coding sequence ATGGCAAAAAGACCAGTACCACGATACGACTTTAAGGCTTTTGGGGCAGCGATAAAGGCAGCGCGTGAGGGATGCAAGGAGAGCCGCAAGAAAGTAGGCGACGAAATGTTTATCTCGCCGCGCTACCTTGCGAACATTGAGAACAAGGGGCAGCACCCAAGTTTACAGATATTCTTTGAGCTGATACAGCGTTACCATATATCCGTAGACCAATTCCTTTTAGAAACGCCGCCGGAGAAGAACACGCAGCGGCGGCAGCTTGACGCGCTTCTTGACGGTATGAGCGATACAGGCATACGGATTGTAACCGCAACGGCAAAGGAGATTTCCGAAGTCGAAAAAGAGGGCGAATAG